Proteins encoded within one genomic window of Flavobacterium sp. NG2:
- a CDS encoding MATE family efflux transporter, with protein sequence MNFQTYTKEFSYNFKLAYPIILGMLGHTIVGIIDNIMVGRIGPTELAAASLANSFVFIAMSLGIGFSTAITPMAAAADGKKDIAEGRTVFHHGLYLCSILGFVLFGVILLFKPVVELMGQPENVVSLAKPFLDVIAFSLVPLIVFQGYKQFADGMSETKYSMWATIFGNLINVFLNYVLIYGALGFPKLGFMGAAIGTLVSRFAMLWYLHYKMSRNAKFHPFFEGFAIRKMQKTVNIAIIKLGAPSAMQMFFEVALFTGAVWLSGCIGVANQAANQIALSLASFTFMFAMGLSVAATIRVGNQKGLKDYKKLRMVALSIFLLAILLEMGFAIFFVLMHTVLPTWFIDTSNVTDVIQNQEVVRVASHLLLVAAVFQISDGIQVVMLGALRGLQDVKIPMYITFVAYWVVGFPICIWLGLYTSLKAIGIWIGLLAGLSTAALFLYLRFNHLTKQLISRCG encoded by the coding sequence TTGAATTTTCAGACGTACACTAAAGAATTCTCGTATAATTTTAAATTAGCCTATCCCATCATTTTAGGAATGCTAGGACATACTATAGTGGGGATTATTGATAATATTATGGTGGGGCGCATTGGTCCAACCGAATTAGCCGCTGCTTCTTTGGCAAATAGCTTTGTTTTTATAGCGATGTCATTGGGAATTGGTTTTTCGACAGCAATTACACCTATGGCAGCTGCAGCCGATGGTAAAAAAGATATAGCTGAAGGAAGGACTGTCTTTCATCATGGACTCTATTTATGTAGTATTTTGGGATTTGTACTTTTTGGTGTAATTCTGCTATTTAAACCAGTAGTTGAATTAATGGGGCAGCCTGAAAACGTCGTTAGTTTAGCAAAACCTTTTCTGGATGTTATTGCTTTTTCGTTAGTTCCTTTGATTGTTTTTCAGGGGTATAAGCAATTTGCAGATGGAATGAGTGAAACTAAGTACTCCATGTGGGCGACTATTTTTGGGAATCTAATTAATGTATTTTTGAATTATGTTCTAATCTACGGTGCTTTAGGTTTTCCAAAATTAGGATTTATGGGGGCTGCTATCGGGACGCTGGTTTCGCGTTTTGCAATGTTGTGGTATTTGCATTATAAGATGAGTCGTAATGCCAAGTTTCATCCTTTTTTTGAAGGATTTGCTATCCGCAAAATGCAGAAAACAGTTAATATTGCTATTATAAAATTAGGGGCGCCATCGGCCATGCAAATGTTTTTTGAAGTGGCTTTGTTTACTGGCGCAGTTTGGCTATCAGGCTGTATAGGAGTTGCAAATCAGGCGGCAAACCAAATTGCGTTGAGTTTAGCTTCATTTACATTTATGTTTGCTATGGGACTAAGTGTGGCGGCCACTATTAGAGTAGGTAACCAAAAAGGATTGAAGGATTATAAGAAGTTGCGAATGGTGGCCTTGTCGATTTTTTTATTAGCAATTTTACTAGAGATGGGTTTTGCAATATTCTTTGTTTTGATGCATACCGTTTTACCAACATGGTTTATTGATACTTCAAATGTTACTGATGTGATTCAAAATCAAGAGGTGGTAAGAGTAGCTTCTCATCTGTTATTAGTAGCTGCCGTTTTTCAAATATCTGATGGAATTCAAGTAGTGATGTTAGGAGCTTTGAGAGGGTTGCAAGATGTGAAAATCCCTATGTATATTACTTTTGTGGCCTATTGGGTTGTTGGATTTCCTATTTGTATTTGGTTAGGACTTTATACTTCTTTAAAAGCAATTGGAATATGGATCGGACTTTTGGCAGGATTGTCTACAGCGGCTTTATTTTTGTATCTTCGCTTTAACCATTTGACTAAACAATTGATTAGTAGGTGTGGTTAG
- a CDS encoding glycosyltransferase family 2 protein encodes MKVALLVSTYNWPESLELVLKSILAQTVLPDEILIADDGSNEKTKLLIEEFVKYSLIPIKHIWQKDKGFRKAKILNKAIAATLVDYIIQIDGDCIIHSEFVADHIRFSEKGVYLYGSRVNILPQFVATVIASKKISFNFFSKEIKNKTRSLYIPSLSRLYKSYFGISEKFRGCNVSFWRDDLIAVNGYNEDFEGWGREDSDLAIRLGNNRVKAKRIRYAGIIYHIYHKVNLNENLELNERMEKETVLNKTIRVVNGIDKYIK; translated from the coding sequence ATGAAAGTAGCATTACTTGTTTCAACCTATAATTGGCCAGAGTCCCTAGAGTTAGTTTTAAAAAGTATTTTGGCGCAAACTGTTTTGCCCGACGAAATTCTTATCGCTGATGATGGTTCAAATGAAAAAACTAAACTGTTAATTGAAGAATTTGTAAAATATAGTTTGATTCCAATAAAGCATATTTGGCAAAAAGATAAAGGATTTAGGAAGGCTAAAATTTTAAATAAGGCAATTGCTGCTACATTGGTTGATTATATAATTCAAATAGATGGTGATTGTATTATTCATTCTGAATTTGTTGCTGATCACATTCGTTTTTCTGAAAAAGGTGTTTATCTCTATGGTTCAAGAGTAAATATACTTCCTCAATTTGTAGCCACTGTTATTGCGAGTAAAAAAATATCCTTCAATTTTTTCTCAAAAGAAATCAAAAATAAAACAAGAAGTCTGTATATCCCTTCGTTGTCACGACTTTATAAATCTTATTTTGGTATTTCTGAAAAATTCAGAGGTTGTAATGTTTCTTTTTGGAGGGATGATTTGATTGCTGTCAACGGGTATAATGAGGATTTTGAAGGTTGGGGAAGGGAAGATTCTGATTTAGCTATTCGCTTAGGAAACAATCGTGTAAAAGCTAAAAGGATACGTTATGCTGGGATTATTTATCACATTTACCATAAAGTCAATTTAAATGAAAATTTAGAATTGAATGAAAGAATGGAAAAAGAGACTGTTTTAAATAAAACGATTAGAGTAGTCAACGGAATAGATAAATATATAAAGTAA
- a CDS encoding LETM1-related biofilm-associated protein: MINPSAPGWIDKYFSKQSPSKSILTNDLDSFYHKIRKTGFIYGHIVSFETDTPIDTKGWVQNEIPKVALLNILHATYKLHYQDKTSEQFLTKALDFYNAMSPQSFSLFKKVLPNGSASFNLEKIIDSRVQTNIDIVSKNFSHIVTNALLFVDVLAFHQYLTHSELPDKYLKRIEEAIIGVVSLSLKTKTNKSKYDDLLIKLFEASVRYSKFSNVNIQNIEELKLTYFKSNLEKYYILDMAGMSLWSDGKIENEEAYFLYKLAENISIPDEFVATSIAETDHFISSYKKEIPYFNYSNPVKHFYDQTTQNVETLITRNKNRLFKEITQSKELMILLANSTRRDLDEKEKKKVKKHLLDICKTIPSLTIFLLPGGSLLLPILIKFIPKMLPSAFNENLDNE; this comes from the coding sequence ATGATTAACCCTTCGGCTCCTGGTTGGATAGATAAATATTTCTCAAAACAATCACCGTCAAAATCTATTTTGACTAATGATTTGGATTCGTTTTACCATAAAATTAGAAAGACCGGTTTTATTTATGGTCATATTGTTTCATTTGAAACAGATACGCCAATCGACACTAAAGGCTGGGTTCAGAACGAGATACCAAAAGTAGCGTTACTAAACATTCTACACGCCACATATAAATTGCACTATCAAGACAAAACATCTGAACAGTTTTTGACCAAGGCACTTGATTTTTACAATGCGATGAGCCCACAAAGCTTTAGTTTGTTTAAAAAAGTACTCCCGAATGGTTCCGCTTCCTTCAATTTAGAAAAAATCATTGATAGTCGGGTTCAAACCAATATTGACATTGTGAGTAAAAATTTTTCACACATTGTCACCAATGCTTTGCTCTTTGTTGATGTATTGGCTTTTCACCAATACTTAACACATAGTGAATTGCCTGATAAATATTTAAAGCGAATTGAAGAAGCCATCATTGGAGTGGTCTCATTATCCTTAAAAACAAAAACTAATAAATCAAAATATGATGATTTATTAATCAAACTCTTTGAAGCTTCTGTTCGTTACAGCAAATTCTCAAATGTCAATATTCAAAATATTGAGGAATTAAAGCTTACTTATTTCAAGTCCAATTTAGAAAAATACTACATCCTTGATATGGCAGGAATGTCACTCTGGAGTGATGGAAAAATTGAAAACGAAGAGGCTTATTTTCTATATAAACTAGCTGAAAACATTTCTATTCCAGATGAATTTGTAGCTACCAGCATTGCTGAAACTGACCATTTTATCTCAAGCTACAAAAAAGAGATTCCTTATTTTAATTATTCAAATCCTGTTAAACATTTTTACGACCAAACCACACAAAATGTTGAAACTTTAATTACTAGAAATAAAAATCGACTCTTCAAGGAAATCACTCAGAGTAAAGAATTAATGATTCTACTAGCTAATTCAACAAGAAGAGATTTGGACGAAAAAGAAAAGAAAAAGGTTAAAAAACACCTTTTAGACATCTGTAAAACGATTCCATCGCTTACTATTTTCTTACTGCCTGGAGGAAGTTTACTCTTACCAATCCTTATTAAGTTTATTCCCAAAATGCTGCCTTCTGCATTTAATGAAAATCTAGATAATGAATAA
- the can gene encoding carbonate dehydratase: MDDFYKKIIDNNKEWVESKLALDANFFADLAKGQTPPLLWIGCSDSRVPANEIIGAKPGEVFVHRNIANMVVHSDMNMLSVLDYAVNVLKVKHVIVCGHYGCGGIKAAMGNQSIGIIDNWIRHIKDVYRLHNEYLDSIPDENDRFNAFVEINVKEQVFDLCKTSIVQGAWKNKQDLTIHGWVYGLNSGYVTDLDVNFSSNQGLEEVYQLKL; the protein is encoded by the coding sequence ATGGATGATTTTTATAAAAAAATAATTGATAATAACAAAGAATGGGTTGAATCAAAATTGGCTCTTGACGCTAATTTTTTTGCAGACTTAGCCAAAGGACAAACACCGCCATTGTTGTGGATTGGATGTTCTGATAGTAGAGTACCGGCAAATGAAATCATCGGGGCTAAGCCTGGTGAGGTTTTTGTGCATCGTAATATTGCCAATATGGTGGTTCACTCTGATATGAATATGTTAAGTGTTTTGGATTATGCAGTCAATGTATTAAAAGTGAAACATGTTATTGTTTGTGGTCACTATGGTTGTGGGGGTATCAAAGCTGCAATGGGGAATCAATCTATAGGAATTATTGATAACTGGATTAGACATATTAAAGATGTTTATCGTTTACATAATGAATATTTAGATTCTATTCCAGATGAAAATGACCGTTTTAATGCCTTTGTGGAGATTAATGTAAAAGAGCAAGTATTTGATTTGTGCAAAACATCAATCGTTCAAGGTGCATGGAAAAACAAGCAAGATTTGACTATTCACGGTTGGGTTTATGGATTGAATTCAGGTTATGTAACTGATTTAGATGTTAATTTTAGTTCTAATCAAGGACTGGAAGAAGTGTATCAATTAAAATTATAA
- a CDS encoding SulP family inorganic anion transporter, whose protein sequence is MSKKINLFANLKSDFASGLVVFLVALPLCLGIAMASGAPLFSGIISGVIGGLVVGYLSQSHISVSGPAAGLTAIVLTAITDFGAFDVFLMSVFIAGLLQLGLGFLKAGSISNYFPTNVIEGMLAGIGVIIILKQIPHAFGYDADYEGDQSFVQSNGDNSFSSLFEIFNHIQIGAVLVTITSLIILISWDKVSFLKKIKLVPGALVAVISGIVLNEIFIQSGSEFAISKSHLVSLPVPTSIEEFKGIITTPNFSAFLNPKVWVTGMTIAIVASIETLLCIEAADRMDPQKRYTNTNVELKAQGVGNIVSSLLGGLPMTSVVVRSSANCNAGAKSKMSTIIHGSLLLLSVLSIPVLLNKIPLATLATILILIGYKLAKPATFLHFWEKGKYQFVPFIATLVAVVATDLLKGVMLGMIISIIFILRGNLKRAYSFKKEEYVDGDVIHIDLAQEVSFLNKAAIKLTLNSIPENSSVIINAHDTVYIAHDILDLISEFKENRAKEENIKVKLKGFKKAYDLENSPDSANHVTLEHYYDVAKRKMIKKETIVNEIKE, encoded by the coding sequence ATGTCGAAAAAAATTAATCTTTTTGCTAACCTTAAGTCTGATTTTGCTTCTGGTTTAGTAGTTTTCTTGGTGGCTTTGCCACTGTGTTTGGGTATTGCAATGGCTTCGGGAGCTCCTTTATTTTCAGGTATTATTTCGGGAGTCATAGGTGGATTAGTAGTTGGATATCTAAGTCAATCACATATTAGTGTTTCGGGGCCAGCTGCGGGGTTAACCGCTATTGTGTTAACCGCTATTACAGATTTTGGAGCTTTTGACGTCTTTTTAATGTCGGTTTTTATTGCTGGTTTGCTCCAGTTAGGACTAGGCTTTTTGAAAGCGGGAAGTATTTCCAATTATTTCCCGACAAATGTAATTGAGGGGATGTTAGCGGGTATTGGTGTAATTATCATTTTAAAGCAGATACCACATGCATTTGGTTATGATGCTGATTATGAAGGGGATCAGTCTTTTGTGCAAAGTAATGGTGATAATTCTTTTTCATCTTTATTTGAAATTTTTAATCATATACAAATAGGGGCAGTATTGGTTACTATAACTTCGTTAATTATTCTTATTTCTTGGGATAAAGTTTCATTTCTTAAAAAAATAAAATTAGTCCCTGGTGCATTGGTAGCTGTTATCTCTGGAATTGTTTTAAATGAAATTTTTATACAATCGGGTAGTGAATTTGCAATTTCCAAAAGTCATTTAGTTTCTTTACCAGTTCCAACTTCAATAGAAGAATTTAAAGGCATTATTACAACGCCTAATTTTTCGGCATTTCTAAATCCAAAAGTTTGGGTTACAGGGATGACCATAGCAATAGTCGCCTCAATTGAAACCTTATTATGTATAGAAGCTGCTGATAGGATGGATCCTCAAAAAAGATATACCAATACAAATGTGGAGTTAAAAGCGCAAGGTGTAGGGAATATTGTAAGCTCATTATTGGGAGGTTTACCAATGACTTCAGTAGTAGTTCGTTCTTCGGCCAACTGTAATGCTGGAGCTAAATCAAAGATGTCAACTATTATTCATGGAAGTTTACTGTTGTTGAGTGTTTTGTCTATTCCCGTTCTTTTGAATAAGATACCTTTGGCTACTCTTGCTACGATTTTAATTTTAATTGGATACAAATTGGCTAAGCCAGCTACTTTTCTTCATTTTTGGGAAAAAGGTAAGTATCAGTTTGTACCTTTTATAGCTACTTTGGTTGCTGTTGTGGCTACGGATTTATTAAAAGGAGTAATGCTAGGGATGATTATTAGTATCATTTTTATTTTGAGAGGGAATTTAAAGAGAGCTTACAGTTTTAAGAAAGAAGAATATGTTGATGGAGATGTAATTCACATTGATTTAGCACAAGAAGTATCATTCTTAAATAAGGCTGCTATTAAACTAACGTTGAATTCTATACCTGAAAACTCTAGTGTAATTATCAATGCTCATGATACAGTATATATAGCTCATGATATTTTGGACTTAATTAGTGAATTTAAGGAAAATAGAGCTAAAGAAGAGAATATTAAAGTAAAACTAAAAGGCTTTAAAAAGGCTTATGATTTAGAAAATTCTCCTGATTCTGCTAATCATGTTACGTTGGAGCATTATTACGATGTTGCAAAACGTAAAATGATAAAGAAAGAAACAATTGTAAATGAAATCAAAGAATAA
- a CDS encoding LysR substrate-binding domain-containing protein has protein sequence MTITQLKYVLAVAEHKNFTLAAEKCFVTQPTLSMQIQKIEEELSITIFDRTKKPIQLTDIGQKIVSQAKNIVIEADRIQDIVEQQKGFIGGEFRLGIIPTIMPTLLPMFLNNFIKKHPKVKLIIEELNTDEIITKLNNGHLDAAIAATPLMEEKIKEIVLYYEPFVAYIPENHQHFQKQEIEVDDLNLDEILLLQDGHCFRDGILNLCKNNTQNGTNRFQIESGSFETLIKLANEGLGTTLLPFLHTLDLKESDKVKLRHFVEPKPAREISLIYPKSELKIQIIDALRSTISGIIKGAIIFQNVEIISPLQNKERNLRG, from the coding sequence ATGACAATCACACAATTAAAATATGTTTTGGCCGTAGCCGAACACAAAAACTTCACACTAGCAGCCGAAAAATGCTTCGTTACTCAACCTACTTTGAGTATGCAAATTCAAAAAATAGAAGAAGAATTAAGTATCACTATATTTGATAGAACCAAAAAGCCTATTCAGCTTACAGATATAGGACAAAAAATAGTTTCACAAGCTAAAAACATTGTTATTGAAGCCGACCGTATTCAAGACATTGTCGAACAACAAAAAGGGTTTATAGGAGGCGAATTCAGATTAGGCATCATCCCTACCATTATGCCTACTTTACTTCCTATGTTTTTAAATAATTTCATTAAAAAACACCCGAAGGTTAAACTTATTATTGAAGAACTAAACACCGATGAGATAATTACAAAACTAAACAATGGTCATCTTGATGCCGCCATTGCAGCCACCCCTTTGATGGAAGAAAAAATCAAAGAAATTGTTCTTTACTACGAGCCTTTTGTGGCTTACATCCCTGAGAACCATCAACACTTTCAAAAGCAAGAAATCGAAGTAGACGACCTTAATCTCGATGAAATTTTACTATTACAAGACGGACACTGTTTTAGAGATGGAATTTTAAACTTGTGTAAAAACAACACTCAAAACGGAACAAATCGTTTTCAAATTGAAAGCGGAAGTTTTGAGACCTTAATAAAATTAGCAAACGAAGGTCTAGGAACCACCTTATTACCATTTTTACATACCTTAGATTTAAAAGAATCGGACAAAGTAAAACTACGTCATTTTGTCGAACCGAAACCAGCGAGAGAAATCAGCTTGATTTATCCAAAAAGTGAATTGAAAATTCAAATTATCGACGCACTGAGAAGCACAATTTCAGGAATAATAAAAGGAGCTATCATATTTCAAAACGTTGAAATAATAAGTCCTTTACAAAATAAAGAAAGAAACCTTAGAGGATAA
- the mnmD gene encoding tRNA (5-methylaminomethyl-2-thiouridine)(34)-methyltransferase MnmD — MEREIIQTLDGSTTIHIKDWNESYHSKHGAIQEAQHVFIKNGLSLFENKNIAILEIGFGTGLNAFVTYIESKRLKQKIDYTGVEAYPISSQELEAMNYIDELKVNHFSGIFNKMHVSDWESTSEMDVDFVLTKRKQLFQEINDRGKYDLIYFDAFGYRVQPELWSTEIFQKMFAALKDNGVLVTYAARGVVKRSMIEVGFSVEKLAGPPGKREMLRATKGFV, encoded by the coding sequence TTGGAGAGAGAAATTATACAAACCCTTGATGGGTCAACCACCATTCATATTAAAGATTGGAATGAAAGTTATCATTCAAAACACGGTGCTATCCAAGAAGCACAACATGTGTTTATAAAAAATGGTTTGTCTTTATTCGAAAATAAAAATATTGCTATCCTAGAAATCGGATTTGGTACTGGTTTAAATGCTTTTGTTACCTACATAGAGAGTAAACGATTGAAACAAAAAATTGATTATACTGGAGTTGAGGCATATCCTATTAGTTCCCAAGAATTGGAAGCTATGAACTATATAGATGAATTAAAAGTCAATCATTTTTCGGGAATTTTTAACAAAATGCATGTTTCGGATTGGGAATCTACATCGGAAATGGATGTTGATTTTGTTTTGACAAAGAGAAAACAATTGTTTCAAGAGATTAATGATAGAGGGAAATATGATTTAATTTATTTTGATGCTTTCGGTTATCGAGTACAACCTGAATTATGGAGTACTGAGATTTTTCAGAAAATGTTTGCAGCCCTAAAAGATAATGGTGTTTTGGTGACTTATGCTGCAAGAGGAGTAGTGAAAAGAAGTATGATTGAAGTTGGTTTTTCTGTAGAAAAATTAGCTGGTCCTCCAGGTAAGCGGGAGATGTTAAGGGCAACAAAAGGTTTCGTTTGA